A window from Hemicordylus capensis ecotype Gifberg chromosome 2, rHemCap1.1.pri, whole genome shotgun sequence encodes these proteins:
- the LOC128347517 gene encoding zinc finger protein OZF-like isoform X1 has translation MLENYGNVASPEVRVDHTPSEKEIIIIIIIIIIIIIIIIIIISSILQLHVPGDVWERTTEKEAHREMEESMKRPDVRENIESPDGLKKPEKNKTEEVFACPGYDIHEIPVQQKMQKGNNECPVCGKTFTRKSSLDIHWKIHTGEKPFVCLECGKSFSQSAHLTSHHRIHTGEKPFQCLECGKSFSRSDSLTSHQKRHAREKPFKCPECGKSFSVSSDLIKHERIHTGEKPFKCLDCGMSFSRSDGLTSHQSSHRGEKPFKCLECGKSFNQSTHLTFHLRTHTGEKPFKCLECGKSFSRSDALASHQRSHRGEKPFKCLECGKSFSHGGTLNSHLRRHAQDKPFKCLECGKGFSESSDLIKHERTHTGEKPFKCLECGKSFSASSDLIKHKRTHTGEKPFECLECGKRFSRSDGLASHQKRHRGEKPFECLECGKSFSRNDGLTSHRRSHLGEKPFECPECGKSYSANSDLLKHKIMHTVKDSFKSPECEKSFSQCDGLTSHQIMHVVGNL, from the exons atgcTAGAGAATTATGGGAATGTGGCCTCTCCAG AGGTCAGGGTGGATCATACCCCATCTGagaaggaaataataataataataataataataataataataataataataataataataataatatccagtaTTCTGCAGCTCCATGTTCCAG GGGATGTGTGGGAGAGGACAACTGAAAAGGAAGCACATCGGGAGATGGAGGAAAGCATGAAGCGTCCAGATGTGAGAGAGAACATTGAGAGTCCAGATGGATTAAAGAAAccagagaaaaacaaaacagaggagGTCTTTGCTTGCCCAGGTTATGACATCCACGAAATTCCTGTCCAACAGAAAATGCAGAAAGGAAATAATGAATGCCCTGTATGTGGGAAAACCTTCACCCGTAAATCGAGCCTTGATATTCACTGgaaaatccacacaggagaaaaaccatttgTATGCCTAgaatgcggaaagagcttcagccagagcgcacaccttacttcccatcacagaatccacacaggagagaagccattccaatgcctggagtgtggaaagagtttcagtcgaAGTGATAGCCTTACTTCGCATCAAAAAAGACATGCAAGGGAGAAACCCTTTAAATGCccggagtgtgggaaaagcttcagtgtCAGCTCAGACCTTATTAAacatgaaagaatccacacaggagagaaaccctttaaatgcctggattgtggaatgagcttcagccgGAGCGATGGGCTTACTTCGCATcaaagcagccacagaggagagaagccatttaaatgcctggagtgtggaaagagcttcaatcagagcACACACCTTACGTTCCATCTCaggacccacacaggagagaaaccgtttAAATGCTTagaatgtgggaagagcttcagtcggagTGATGCGCTTGCTTCACATCAGAGAAGTCACAGAGGGgagaagccctttaaatgcctggaatgtgggaagagctttaGTCATGGTGGAACCCTTAACTCCCATCTGCGAAGACATGCACAAGACAAACCCTTCAAATGTCTCGAATGCGGAAAAGGCTTCAGTGAGAGTTCAGATCTTATTAAACATGAAAGAACCCACACCGGAGAGAAACCctttaaatgcctggagtgtggaaagagtttcagtgcAAGCTCGGACCTTATTAAGCATAAAAGAACGCACACGGGTGAGAAACCATTCgaatgtctggagtgtggaaagagattcagtcGGAGTGATGGTCTTGCGTCCCATCAGAAACGCCACAGAGGTGAGAAGCCCTttgaatgcttggaatgtggaaagagcttcagtcggaacGATGGGCTTACTTCACACCGGAGAAGTCACCTGGGGGAGAAACCATTTGAATGCccagagtgtgggaaaagctacAGTGCAAACTCAGACCTTCTCAAACACAAAATAATGCACACAGTAAAGGACTCTTTTAAGTCCCCAgaatgtgaaaagagcttcagtcagtGTGATGGTCTTACTTCACATCAAATAATGCATGTAGTAGGGAATCTATAG
- the LOC128347517 gene encoding zinc finger protein OZF-like isoform X2, producing MDSILKDKIVKHIGQHTLLGENQHDFCKGDVWERTTEKEAHREMEESMKRPDVRENIESPDGLKKPEKNKTEEVFACPGYDIHEIPVQQKMQKGNNECPVCGKTFTRKSSLDIHWKIHTGEKPFVCLECGKSFSQSAHLTSHHRIHTGEKPFQCLECGKSFSRSDSLTSHQKRHAREKPFKCPECGKSFSVSSDLIKHERIHTGEKPFKCLDCGMSFSRSDGLTSHQSSHRGEKPFKCLECGKSFNQSTHLTFHLRTHTGEKPFKCLECGKSFSRSDALASHQRSHRGEKPFKCLECGKSFSHGGTLNSHLRRHAQDKPFKCLECGKGFSESSDLIKHERTHTGEKPFKCLECGKSFSASSDLIKHKRTHTGEKPFECLECGKRFSRSDGLASHQKRHRGEKPFECLECGKSFSRNDGLTSHRRSHLGEKPFECPECGKSYSANSDLLKHKIMHTVKDSFKSPECEKSFSQCDGLTSHQIMHVVGNL from the exons ATGGatagcatcctcaaggataaaatcgtAAAGCACATAGGACAACATACcctactgggagagaaccagcatgacttctgcaaag GGGATGTGTGGGAGAGGACAACTGAAAAGGAAGCACATCGGGAGATGGAGGAAAGCATGAAGCGTCCAGATGTGAGAGAGAACATTGAGAGTCCAGATGGATTAAAGAAAccagagaaaaacaaaacagaggagGTCTTTGCTTGCCCAGGTTATGACATCCACGAAATTCCTGTCCAACAGAAAATGCAGAAAGGAAATAATGAATGCCCTGTATGTGGGAAAACCTTCACCCGTAAATCGAGCCTTGATATTCACTGgaaaatccacacaggagaaaaaccatttgTATGCCTAgaatgcggaaagagcttcagccagagcgcacaccttacttcccatcacagaatccacacaggagagaagccattccaatgcctggagtgtggaaagagtttcagtcgaAGTGATAGCCTTACTTCGCATCAAAAAAGACATGCAAGGGAGAAACCCTTTAAATGCccggagtgtgggaaaagcttcagtgtCAGCTCAGACCTTATTAAacatgaaagaatccacacaggagagaaaccctttaaatgcctggattgtggaatgagcttcagccgGAGCGATGGGCTTACTTCGCATcaaagcagccacagaggagagaagccatttaaatgcctggagtgtggaaagagcttcaatcagagcACACACCTTACGTTCCATCTCaggacccacacaggagagaaaccgtttAAATGCTTagaatgtgggaagagcttcagtcggagTGATGCGCTTGCTTCACATCAGAGAAGTCACAGAGGGgagaagccctttaaatgcctggaatgtgggaagagctttaGTCATGGTGGAACCCTTAACTCCCATCTGCGAAGACATGCACAAGACAAACCCTTCAAATGTCTCGAATGCGGAAAAGGCTTCAGTGAGAGTTCAGATCTTATTAAACATGAAAGAACCCACACCGGAGAGAAACCctttaaatgcctggagtgtggaaagagtttcagtgcAAGCTCGGACCTTATTAAGCATAAAAGAACGCACACGGGTGAGAAACCATTCgaatgtctggagtgtggaaagagattcagtcGGAGTGATGGTCTTGCGTCCCATCAGAAACGCCACAGAGGTGAGAAGCCCTttgaatgcttggaatgtggaaagagcttcagtcggaacGATGGGCTTACTTCACACCGGAGAAGTCACCTGGGGGAGAAACCATTTGAATGCccagagtgtgggaaaagctacAGTGCAAACTCAGACCTTCTCAAACACAAAATAATGCACACAGTAAAGGACTCTTTTAAGTCCCCAgaatgtgaaaagagcttcagtcagtGTGATGGTCTTACTTCACATCAAATAATGCATGTAGTAGGGAATCTATAG
- the LOC128347517 gene encoding zinc finger protein OZF-like isoform X4, which yields MEESMKRPDVRENIESPDGLKKPEKNKTEEVFACPGYDIHEIPVQQKMQKGNNECPVCGKTFTRKSSLDIHWKIHTGEKPFVCLECGKSFSQSAHLTSHHRIHTGEKPFQCLECGKSFSRSDSLTSHQKRHAREKPFKCPECGKSFSVSSDLIKHERIHTGEKPFKCLDCGMSFSRSDGLTSHQSSHRGEKPFKCLECGKSFNQSTHLTFHLRTHTGEKPFKCLECGKSFSRSDALASHQRSHRGEKPFKCLECGKSFSHGGTLNSHLRRHAQDKPFKCLECGKGFSESSDLIKHERTHTGEKPFKCLECGKSFSASSDLIKHKRTHTGEKPFECLECGKRFSRSDGLASHQKRHRGEKPFECLECGKSFSRNDGLTSHRRSHLGEKPFECPECGKSYSANSDLLKHKIMHTVKDSFKSPECEKSFSQCDGLTSHQIMHVVGNL from the coding sequence ATGGAGGAAAGCATGAAGCGTCCAGATGTGAGAGAGAACATTGAGAGTCCAGATGGATTAAAGAAAccagagaaaaacaaaacagaggagGTCTTTGCTTGCCCAGGTTATGACATCCACGAAATTCCTGTCCAACAGAAAATGCAGAAAGGAAATAATGAATGCCCTGTATGTGGGAAAACCTTCACCCGTAAATCGAGCCTTGATATTCACTGgaaaatccacacaggagaaaaaccatttgTATGCCTAgaatgcggaaagagcttcagccagagcgcacaccttacttcccatcacagaatccacacaggagagaagccattccaatgcctggagtgtggaaagagtttcagtcgaAGTGATAGCCTTACTTCGCATCAAAAAAGACATGCAAGGGAGAAACCCTTTAAATGCccggagtgtgggaaaagcttcagtgtCAGCTCAGACCTTATTAAacatgaaagaatccacacaggagagaaaccctttaaatgcctggattgtggaatgagcttcagccgGAGCGATGGGCTTACTTCGCATcaaagcagccacagaggagagaagccatttaaatgcctggagtgtggaaagagcttcaatcagagcACACACCTTACGTTCCATCTCaggacccacacaggagagaaaccgtttAAATGCTTagaatgtgggaagagcttcagtcggagTGATGCGCTTGCTTCACATCAGAGAAGTCACAGAGGGgagaagccctttaaatgcctggaatgtgggaagagctttaGTCATGGTGGAACCCTTAACTCCCATCTGCGAAGACATGCACAAGACAAACCCTTCAAATGTCTCGAATGCGGAAAAGGCTTCAGTGAGAGTTCAGATCTTATTAAACATGAAAGAACCCACACCGGAGAGAAACCctttaaatgcctggagtgtggaaagagtttcagtgcAAGCTCGGACCTTATTAAGCATAAAAGAACGCACACGGGTGAGAAACCATTCgaatgtctggagtgtggaaagagattcagtcGGAGTGATGGTCTTGCGTCCCATCAGAAACGCCACAGAGGTGAGAAGCCCTttgaatgcttggaatgtggaaagagcttcagtcggaacGATGGGCTTACTTCACACCGGAGAAGTCACCTGGGGGAGAAACCATTTGAATGCccagagtgtgggaaaagctacAGTGCAAACTCAGACCTTCTCAAACACAAAATAATGCACACAGTAAAGGACTCTTTTAAGTCCCCAgaatgtgaaaagagcttcagtcagtGTGATGGTCTTACTTCACATCAAATAATGCATGTAGTAGGGAATCTATAG
- the LOC128347517 gene encoding zinc finger protein OZF-like isoform X3 gives MLENYGNVASPGDVWERTTEKEAHREMEESMKRPDVRENIESPDGLKKPEKNKTEEVFACPGYDIHEIPVQQKMQKGNNECPVCGKTFTRKSSLDIHWKIHTGEKPFVCLECGKSFSQSAHLTSHHRIHTGEKPFQCLECGKSFSRSDSLTSHQKRHAREKPFKCPECGKSFSVSSDLIKHERIHTGEKPFKCLDCGMSFSRSDGLTSHQSSHRGEKPFKCLECGKSFNQSTHLTFHLRTHTGEKPFKCLECGKSFSRSDALASHQRSHRGEKPFKCLECGKSFSHGGTLNSHLRRHAQDKPFKCLECGKGFSESSDLIKHERTHTGEKPFKCLECGKSFSASSDLIKHKRTHTGEKPFECLECGKRFSRSDGLASHQKRHRGEKPFECLECGKSFSRNDGLTSHRRSHLGEKPFECPECGKSYSANSDLLKHKIMHTVKDSFKSPECEKSFSQCDGLTSHQIMHVVGNL, from the exons atgcTAGAGAATTATGGGAATGTGGCCTCTCCAG GGGATGTGTGGGAGAGGACAACTGAAAAGGAAGCACATCGGGAGATGGAGGAAAGCATGAAGCGTCCAGATGTGAGAGAGAACATTGAGAGTCCAGATGGATTAAAGAAAccagagaaaaacaaaacagaggagGTCTTTGCTTGCCCAGGTTATGACATCCACGAAATTCCTGTCCAACAGAAAATGCAGAAAGGAAATAATGAATGCCCTGTATGTGGGAAAACCTTCACCCGTAAATCGAGCCTTGATATTCACTGgaaaatccacacaggagaaaaaccatttgTATGCCTAgaatgcggaaagagcttcagccagagcgcacaccttacttcccatcacagaatccacacaggagagaagccattccaatgcctggagtgtggaaagagtttcagtcgaAGTGATAGCCTTACTTCGCATCAAAAAAGACATGCAAGGGAGAAACCCTTTAAATGCccggagtgtgggaaaagcttcagtgtCAGCTCAGACCTTATTAAacatgaaagaatccacacaggagagaaaccctttaaatgcctggattgtggaatgagcttcagccgGAGCGATGGGCTTACTTCGCATcaaagcagccacagaggagagaagccatttaaatgcctggagtgtggaaagagcttcaatcagagcACACACCTTACGTTCCATCTCaggacccacacaggagagaaaccgtttAAATGCTTagaatgtgggaagagcttcagtcggagTGATGCGCTTGCTTCACATCAGAGAAGTCACAGAGGGgagaagccctttaaatgcctggaatgtgggaagagctttaGTCATGGTGGAACCCTTAACTCCCATCTGCGAAGACATGCACAAGACAAACCCTTCAAATGTCTCGAATGCGGAAAAGGCTTCAGTGAGAGTTCAGATCTTATTAAACATGAAAGAACCCACACCGGAGAGAAACCctttaaatgcctggagtgtggaaagagtttcagtgcAAGCTCGGACCTTATTAAGCATAAAAGAACGCACACGGGTGAGAAACCATTCgaatgtctggagtgtggaaagagattcagtcGGAGTGATGGTCTTGCGTCCCATCAGAAACGCCACAGAGGTGAGAAGCCCTttgaatgcttggaatgtggaaagagcttcagtcggaacGATGGGCTTACTTCACACCGGAGAAGTCACCTGGGGGAGAAACCATTTGAATGCccagagtgtgggaaaagctacAGTGCAAACTCAGACCTTCTCAAACACAAAATAATGCACACAGTAAAGGACTCTTTTAAGTCCCCAgaatgtgaaaagagcttcagtcagtGTGATGGTCTTACTTCACATCAAATAATGCATGTAGTAGGGAATCTATAG